From Actinosynnema mirum DSM 43827, a single genomic window includes:
- a CDS encoding nucleotide disphospho-sugar-binding domain-containing protein: protein MRVLFTPLPVDPSLRGLAPLAWALRAAGHEVRVAVRPSGVEAVTGAGLTAVPVGDRGDAPTPIPAQGGRPDGGDRLLHLDDALLDDLLDFAETWRPDLLVWDQAVLAGPVVAKLLGVPHVRVPHAVDVVGLHRAGLAPDHPDGLTAKLGAALARRGAVFTEDVAVGDLTADQLPPGTRPPVDLDHLPLRPTPHDGPAELPDHLREQPAGPRAHPAPRDDPAEPPAAPRAHPAPRAHPAPHDGPAEPPPRPRPRVCLALARPDREGGLTPAERATAEVLVRGATRLDVELIALLPTGSPPLPPPATTHPHDHEPPRELLRACAAIVHRGDPATTSAATAAGLPQLVAPGGAWDEPNLAALLADRGVALVLDRTHLTEDAVAEHLLRLLDEPAFTDRAEALRADVLAQPTPHDAVHRLEDLVAERTGRVVPWARGARPGRTAARR from the coding sequence GTGCGCGTCCTGTTCACGCCGCTCCCGGTGGACCCGAGCCTGCGCGGCCTGGCCCCGCTGGCCTGGGCGCTGCGCGCCGCCGGTCACGAGGTGCGCGTCGCGGTCCGCCCCTCGGGCGTGGAGGCGGTCACCGGTGCGGGCCTCACCGCCGTCCCGGTCGGCGACCGCGGTGACGCGCCCACCCCGATCCCCGCGCAGGGCGGCAGGCCCGACGGCGGCGACCGCCTGCTGCACCTGGACGACGCGCTGCTCGACGACCTGCTCGACTTCGCCGAGACCTGGCGACCGGACCTGCTGGTGTGGGACCAGGCCGTGCTCGCGGGCCCGGTGGTGGCGAAGCTCCTCGGCGTCCCGCACGTGCGCGTCCCGCACGCCGTCGACGTCGTCGGCCTGCACCGCGCGGGCCTGGCCCCCGACCACCCGGACGGCCTGACCGCCAAGCTCGGCGCGGCCCTGGCCCGCAGGGGCGCGGTGTTCACCGAGGACGTCGCGGTCGGCGACCTCACCGCCGACCAGCTCCCACCGGGCACCCGCCCACCCGTCGACCTGGACCACCTGCCACTGCGCCCCACCCCGCACGACGGCCCGGCCGAACTCCCGGACCACCTGCGCGAACAGCCGGCGGGCCCGCGCGCCCACCCCGCCCCGCGCGACGATCCGGCCGAACCGCCCGCCGCCCCGCGCGCCCACCCCGCCCCGCGCGCCCACCCCGCCCCGCACGACGGCCCAGCCGAACCGCCACCCCGCCCCCGCCCCCGCGTCTGCCTGGCCCTCGCCCGCCCCGACCGCGAAGGCGGCCTCACCCCCGCCGAGCGCGCCACCGCCGAGGTCCTCGTCCGGGGCGCCACGCGGCTGGACGTCGAGCTGATCGCCCTGCTGCCCACCGGATCGCCCCCGCTCCCGCCACCCGCCACCACCCACCCGCACGACCACGAGCCCCCGCGGGAACTCCTCCGCGCCTGCGCCGCGATCGTCCACCGCGGCGACCCCGCCACCACCTCCGCCGCCACCGCCGCGGGCCTGCCCCAGCTCGTGGCCCCCGGCGGCGCCTGGGACGAGCCGAACCTCGCCGCCCTGCTCGCCGACCGGGGCGTCGCCCTCGTCCTGGACCGCACCCACCTCACCGAGGACGCCGTGGCCGAGCACCTCCTGCGCCTGCTCGACGAACCCGCGTTCACCGACCGCGCCGAGGCCCTGCGCGCGGACGTCCTCGCCCAGCCGACCCCGCACGACGCCGTGCACCGCCTGGAGGACCTGGTCGCCGAGCGCACCGGACGGGTGGTCCCGTGGGCGCGCGGCGCGAGGCCCGGTCGAACGGCGGCCCGGCGCTGA
- a CDS encoding SDR family NAD(P)-dependent oxidoreductase, with the protein MADRAEPALVPWVVSGSAPLTLRANAVALQAHLVGDRHWTPGGVGRSLAARPAEAHRAVLLCRDPADFLTALTELASGAPSARVLTAAPSTGPGPVLVFPGQGPQWPGMAALADAEPVFRAALVDCCAAFAPFLHRPLPSVLDERIELEAPDLVQPALFAVMVALAALWRSRGVEPSAVLGHSAGEFAAAHVAGALPLPEAARALALWSRAQTELVGRGEMIAAALPADEVRALLPRWAGALDLAATNSPRSTVVAGDRAAALDFLAHCRESGVPARRLAVGLGAHSAHVDALRERLLTDLAPIRPRETEIPLHASSTGGLVDGRALDAAHWYANLRGEVRFATATRALLDDGHRVFLEVGPHPVLGPAVLETAHDAGVPDVAALATLRRGGEGEEDFLTALAEAHVRGADVDWTPVFAADHPAHLPEPARSRHAAEPDTTEPDTAEDAAEPEITEHETAEHETAEQQVDGRQTGGRQTGGPSGWTPEVDTPETLAPQPIRDGERDLRDLVRVHLTALLPAGSPPPTDTTSFWELGLDSGAAIRFRDRITAATGVPLPATLLFDHPTPADVVTALVAATTPPPQAAEDDPVAVVAVAGRFPGGLHPGAPLATPEPASTAFDPTAFDPAPFGLTPHEAESLDPRQRHLLETTWEVFERACLPPLSQGGRRVGVFTRAALPTTADLVTTTFGLHDGPSTTVDPTRSSPLTALRLAVRALRSGDCALALAAGETERDGGSGGVAALLLERLADARRNGHPVLALVRGTVADQPDSPAASDLVDVVELVLALRTAAPRQAAPGSRSADDHVVLEPAPTPAAAHHAPVELDPVPWLLSGATAEALRDQARRLAAFATGGMSTVDVGRSLATTREALPHRAVVLGGDDLVRGLDLLADGITLDRVITGRARDRRVVFAFPDRDDRDDRWTGAAEELLRDSEVFRAAIAECDEALLPHTGWSPSAVLRGDPDAPPQHRDAVPTLFAVAVGLAALWRAHGVEPDAVVGQGGGRIAAAHVAGALTLAEAAEIAARTDQADDLILPRPAPIPFHPTTSLDRATLALLATGHDLFVEISPHPVLAEAVTDALTGTGAAVVAAFPRGHGGTAGLVRRLAEAHVLGARVDWAPVFGAGPLVDLPTYAFQHEPAPQPAVPEAVPAPHTTTRTGDLSPEPEDEETPAAQALPAADPIAVIATACRLPGGIRTPDQLRQAIDRADPPITTPTDRGWTDAPGAYLDRVTLFDADFFGLTPDEALTTLPGHRLLLETACEALERAGITPTSSRGARTGVFTDTPDQATRVSEVLGLRGPTTTGATDHPALHQAIHALRAGECELALVGSATVLSDPPPAGATPTEHVVVLLLEPLSAARRHDHPVRGTTDTTTTTTTDLLDALKSVLSQPATEWPPTRSRSGAVVPWPLSAAEPAALRARARDLLDLLDRTPDVDPVDVGFTLATGRATLPHRAVLVAATPDRFRAELSALAGRATDAPATPRSPVFTFPGHPARHLTPVDDLLADSPVFRDRIADCERALAPHVDWSLTAVLRGDPGAPPPERTDVAQPAQFAVAVALAEVWRAHGVEPAAAVGHGPGEIAAAHVAGALSLADAARVVAVRSRLLHEHLAGTGGVVAVSADPEDVVEALGELEIASVDGPGALTVAGAPAALEAFLVRCADRGWRAKWLPVDHAPHSAHVDPLRELLRAELHGLRPLPGRIPLWSPSTGGELDPTRLGPDHWADSLRLPVRFDPTTRALLDAGHDLFVEVAPHPVLSYPLQLTASHHGRPAHVVGALRRDGDGRERLLAALGEAHALGADVRWERAFTGLDPRRADLPTYPFQGRRHWPADREARSAPTYRVDWREREPGPARPSGRWLVAAPGESVLAEALRDRFTALGAEVVRFDPDAPHHLAGPRDLAGVIAVPPAGLGWTLALVRRLAEAGITAPLWCCTRTAAPLGPQDPARATTWGFGQVAAQELGERWGGLIDLPPVAGTREFDLLAGLLTGATGEDRCAIRGGRVLVPRLVPAEPLAPLDFRPERGTVLVTGAFDPVGGHVARWLARSGVEHLLLVGDPYRGDAAALVTELTAMGARVTTADCDLADREALRALLASVPEHTPLTGLVHAAPVRGGAPVDALDPARVAEAVDAGFGAALALHELVGDLPLFVLVSSLDGTVGAPGRAAGAAVGAGLDALARHRASLGLTATAITWEGDPEPVTTALGRAIAHGAPVTIAAEVDWDALRARLTRGAILTELVPETPAGPADPVAAQGETDEGVPLAVVAVATRAPGEVGAPEGFDTEGFDTEGSDTDRFGLTPAEALVADPRHLLLLETAREAFERAALDPEAVRGRGIGVFLGVAHGACPTSGGVVAGQLAHRFGLVGPAITTDTERSSSLVALHLAAQSLRRGECDLALAAGADRAEGVGALLLARLPDALRDGRPVLALLRGSAISSNDRARQDVVRRVLADRARGSGPTASGIVHAVEVVLALRDGLPAEPGGDASSLTEPVEWSEGPRRAGVSSFATGGNAHVILEAPPAVEHPERGEPVDLPTHPFQRHHPTPDPETGQDPPDREPLSDRGMPPAVEIPSTAESSPPAAEPSPAAASSPVAASSLAAVPSPVAAPSPAAVPSPAAGEPPHLTGDLLRLEWRPIALAAPVTDPVVWSPCTTATTTEHAVRDLTAQALDRVRDWLADPERADARLVVLTSGAVGPGATDLAGAALWGLLRAAQSEHPGRFVLVDADDPDLTTLSAAVATGEPQLLLRDGRAHAARLTRVLATTTPAPRWRGTVLVTGGTGAVGRALAAHLARSGAEHLVLASRTGPNHPDTTALVAELTAEGAAVTIVACDVTDRPAVAALLAQLPDDQPLTAVVHAAAVPGGSATTRTAATRTAATRTAATRTPEPTTPMPLTPDPAVTGTLLLHELTHRLDLEAFVLCSSASGTVGGIGRVDQAVAGAFLDAFAARRADAGDPVVSLAWGPWDAPSGNLLPLAEADATALLDAALTAAEPVLLPTHLAPLDHTAPPLLRDLTPRRPRAAAVPGNATPAAPGAPTLPSPRHDLRRRLAEADPGALLLAEVREQVAHVLGRESVPEDLDLHELGADSPAALEIRNRLERTTELRLPATLLHDHPTPRALAEHLRARTTPDRAPASPLADLARVRAALPEVLADERARARVAAELAELSALLTPVAVPEQDPVALRLRDAGDAEVFEFIDKELGL; encoded by the coding sequence GTGGCTGACCGAGCAGAACCCGCGCTGGTCCCGTGGGTGGTGTCCGGGAGCGCCCCGCTCACCCTGCGCGCCAACGCCGTCGCCCTGCAGGCCCACCTCGTCGGCGACCGGCACTGGACGCCCGGCGGCGTCGGCCGCTCCCTCGCCGCGCGCCCGGCCGAGGCGCACCGCGCCGTGCTGCTGTGCCGGGACCCGGCCGACTTCCTGACCGCGCTGACCGAGCTGGCCTCGGGCGCGCCATCCGCGCGCGTGCTGACCGCCGCCCCGTCGACCGGCCCCGGCCCGGTGCTCGTCTTCCCCGGCCAGGGCCCGCAGTGGCCGGGCATGGCCGCGCTCGCCGACGCCGAACCGGTGTTCCGCGCCGCGCTCGTGGACTGCTGCGCGGCGTTCGCGCCGTTCCTGCACCGCCCGCTGCCCAGCGTCCTGGACGAGCGGATCGAGCTGGAGGCCCCGGACCTGGTGCAACCGGCCCTGTTCGCGGTCATGGTCGCCCTCGCCGCGCTGTGGCGCTCGCGCGGTGTCGAGCCGTCCGCCGTGCTCGGCCACTCCGCGGGCGAGTTCGCCGCCGCGCACGTCGCGGGCGCCCTGCCCCTGCCGGAGGCGGCGCGCGCGCTCGCGCTGTGGAGCCGCGCCCAGACCGAGCTGGTCGGCCGCGGCGAGATGATCGCCGCCGCGCTGCCCGCCGACGAGGTCCGCGCCCTGCTGCCGCGCTGGGCGGGCGCGCTGGACCTGGCCGCCACGAACTCCCCGCGCTCCACCGTCGTCGCGGGCGACCGGGCCGCCGCGCTGGACTTCCTGGCGCACTGCCGCGAGTCCGGGGTGCCCGCGCGCAGGCTCGCGGTCGGCCTCGGCGCGCACTCCGCGCACGTCGACGCCCTGCGCGAGCGCCTGCTGACCGACCTGGCCCCGATCCGCCCGCGCGAGACCGAGATCCCGCTGCACGCGTCGTCCACCGGCGGCCTGGTCGACGGCAGGGCGCTGGACGCCGCCCACTGGTACGCCAACCTGCGCGGCGAGGTCCGCTTCGCCACCGCCACCCGCGCCCTGCTGGACGACGGCCACCGGGTGTTCCTGGAGGTCGGCCCGCACCCGGTCCTCGGCCCGGCCGTGCTGGAGACCGCGCACGACGCGGGCGTCCCGGACGTCGCGGCGCTCGCCACGCTGCGCCGGGGCGGGGAGGGGGAGGAGGACTTCCTCACCGCGCTGGCGGAGGCGCACGTGCGGGGCGCGGACGTCGACTGGACCCCGGTCTTCGCCGCCGACCACCCGGCGCACCTGCCGGAACCCGCCAGGAGCAGGCACGCCGCCGAACCGGACACCACCGAACCGGACACCGCCGAGGACGCCGCCGAACCGGAGATCACCGAGCACGAGACCGCTGAGCACGAGACCGCTGAGCAGCAGGTCGACGGGCGGCAGACCGGCGGGCGGCAGACCGGCGGCCCGAGCGGTTGGACTCCGGAGGTCGACACCCCGGAAACCCTTGCGCCCCAACCGATCCGGGACGGCGAGCGCGACCTGCGCGACCTGGTCCGGGTCCACCTCACCGCCCTCCTGCCCGCCGGATCACCACCCCCGACCGACACCACGAGCTTCTGGGAGCTGGGCCTGGACTCCGGCGCGGCGATCCGCTTCCGCGACCGGATCACGGCCGCGACCGGCGTCCCCCTGCCCGCGACGCTCCTCTTCGACCACCCCACACCGGCCGACGTGGTGACTGCCCTGGTCGCCGCCACCACACCCCCGCCGCAGGCCGCCGAGGACGACCCCGTCGCCGTGGTCGCCGTCGCGGGCAGGTTCCCCGGCGGCCTCCACCCCGGCGCCCCGCTGGCCACGCCCGAACCGGCCTCCACCGCGTTCGACCCCACCGCGTTCGACCCCGCCCCCTTCGGCCTCACCCCGCACGAGGCCGAGTCGCTCGACCCCCGGCAGCGCCACCTCCTGGAAACCACCTGGGAGGTCTTCGAGCGCGCCTGCCTCCCCCCGCTGTCCCAGGGCGGCCGGCGGGTCGGCGTGTTCACCCGCGCCGCGCTCCCCACCACCGCCGACCTCGTCACCACCACGTTCGGCCTGCACGACGGCCCGTCGACCACCGTCGACCCCACCCGCTCGTCCCCCCTCACCGCCCTGCGCCTCGCCGTCCGCGCGCTGCGGAGCGGCGACTGCGCGCTCGCGCTCGCGGCGGGCGAGACCGAGCGGGACGGCGGCTCCGGGGGCGTCGCCGCGCTGCTCCTGGAACGCCTGGCGGACGCCCGCCGCAACGGCCACCCCGTGCTGGCCCTGGTGCGCGGCACGGTGGCGGATCAGCCGGATTCCCCCGCCGCGTCGGACCTGGTCGACGTCGTCGAGCTGGTGCTCGCCCTGCGCACCGCCGCGCCACGCCAGGCGGCACCGGGGTCCAGGAGCGCGGACGACCACGTCGTCCTGGAACCCGCCCCCACCCCCGCCGCCGCCCACCACGCCCCGGTCGAGCTGGACCCGGTGCCGTGGCTGCTGTCCGGCGCGACCGCCGAGGCCCTGCGCGACCAGGCCCGCCGCCTCGCCGCCTTCGCGACCGGCGGCATGTCCACAGTGGACGTGGGTCGCAGCCTCGCCACGACGCGGGAAGCGCTGCCGCACCGGGCCGTCGTGCTCGGCGGCGACGACCTCGTGCGCGGACTCGACCTGCTCGCGGACGGCATCACCCTGGACCGCGTGATCACCGGCCGGGCCCGCGACCGCCGCGTCGTGTTCGCCTTCCCTGATCGGGACGACCGGGACGACCGGTGGACCGGCGCGGCCGAGGAGCTGCTGCGCGACTCCGAGGTGTTCCGCGCCGCGATCGCCGAGTGCGACGAGGCCCTGCTCCCGCACACCGGCTGGTCGCCGTCCGCCGTCCTCCGGGGCGACCCGGACGCGCCGCCGCAGCACCGGGACGCCGTGCCCACCCTGTTCGCCGTCGCGGTCGGCCTCGCCGCGCTGTGGCGCGCGCACGGCGTCGAACCGGACGCGGTCGTCGGACAGGGCGGGGGCCGGATCGCCGCGGCCCACGTCGCGGGCGCGCTCACCCTCGCCGAGGCGGCCGAGATCGCCGCGCGCACCGACCAGGCGGACGACCTGATCCTCCCGAGGCCCGCGCCGATCCCGTTCCACCCCACCACGAGCCTCGACCGGGCCACCCTGGCGCTCCTGGCCACCGGGCACGACCTGTTCGTCGAGATCAGCCCGCACCCCGTGCTCGCCGAAGCCGTCACGGACGCCCTGACCGGGACCGGCGCCGCCGTCGTCGCCGCCTTCCCGCGCGGTCACGGCGGCACGGCCGGGCTGGTCCGCCGCCTCGCCGAGGCCCACGTGCTCGGCGCGCGCGTCGACTGGGCCCCGGTCTTCGGCGCCGGCCCGCTCGTGGACCTGCCCACCTACGCCTTCCAGCACGAGCCCGCCCCACAACCGGCCGTCCCCGAGGCCGTCCCCGCGCCCCACACCACCACCCGCACCGGCGACCTGTCCCCCGAGCCGGAGGACGAGGAAACCCCTGCCGCGCAAGCACTTCCCGCCGCGGACCCGATCGCGGTGATCGCGACGGCCTGCCGCCTGCCCGGCGGAATCCGCACCCCGGACCAGCTCCGCCAGGCGATCGACCGCGCCGACCCCCCGATCACCACCCCCACCGACCGGGGCTGGACCGACGCCCCCGGCGCCTACCTGGACCGCGTCACCCTGTTCGACGCGGACTTCTTCGGCCTCACCCCGGACGAGGCCCTCACCACGCTCCCTGGCCACCGCCTCCTCCTGGAAACCGCCTGCGAGGCCCTGGAACGCGCCGGGATCACCCCGACCTCGTCGCGCGGCGCCAGGACCGGCGTGTTCACCGACACCCCCGACCAGGCCACCCGCGTCAGCGAGGTCCTCGGCCTGCGAGGCCCGACGACCACCGGCGCCACCGACCACCCCGCGCTGCACCAGGCCATCCACGCGCTGCGTGCCGGCGAGTGCGAGCTTGCCCTCGTCGGCAGCGCGACCGTGCTGTCCGACCCGCCACCCGCCGGTGCGACCCCCACCGAGCACGTCGTGGTCCTCCTCCTCGAACCCCTCTCCGCCGCCCGCCGCCACGACCACCCGGTGCGCGGCACCACCGACACCACCACCACCACCACCACCGACCTCCTGGACGCCCTGAAGTCCGTCCTGTCCCAGCCCGCCACCGAGTGGCCGCCCACCAGGTCCCGGTCCGGCGCGGTCGTCCCGTGGCCGCTGTCGGCCGCCGAACCCGCCGCGCTGCGCGCCAGGGCCCGCGACCTGCTGGACCTCCTCGACCGGACCCCGGACGTCGACCCGGTCGACGTCGGCTTCACCCTCGCCACCGGCCGCGCCACCCTCCCGCACCGCGCCGTCCTCGTCGCCGCCACCCCGGACCGGTTCCGCGCCGAGCTGTCCGCGCTCGCCGGCCGCGCCACCGACGCCCCCGCCACCCCGCGCAGCCCCGTCTTCACCTTCCCCGGCCACCCCGCGCGCCACCTCACCCCGGTCGACGACCTGCTCGCCGACTCCCCGGTCTTCCGCGACCGGATCGCCGACTGCGAGCGCGCGCTCGCCCCGCACGTCGACTGGTCGCTGACCGCCGTGCTGCGCGGCGATCCCGGCGCCCCGCCTCCGGAGCGGACCGACGTCGCGCAGCCCGCCCAGTTCGCGGTCGCCGTCGCGCTGGCCGAGGTGTGGCGGGCGCACGGCGTCGAACCCGCCGCCGCCGTCGGCCACGGCCCCGGCGAGATCGCCGCCGCCCACGTCGCGGGCGCGCTGTCCCTGGCCGACGCCGCGCGCGTCGTCGCCGTCCGCAGCCGCCTCCTGCACGAGCACCTCGCGGGCACCGGCGGCGTCGTCGCGGTCTCCGCCGACCCCGAGGACGTCGTGGAAGCCCTGGGGGAGCTGGAGATCGCCTCCGTCGACGGCCCCGGCGCGCTCACCGTGGCCGGCGCGCCGGCCGCGCTGGAGGCGTTCCTGGTCCGCTGCGCCGACCGGGGCTGGCGGGCCAAGTGGCTGCCCGTCGACCACGCCCCGCACAGCGCGCACGTCGACCCGCTGCGCGAGCTGCTGCGCGCCGAGCTGCACGGCCTCCGCCCGCTGCCCGGCCGCATCCCGCTCTGGTCCCCGTCGACCGGCGGCGAGCTGGACCCCACGAGGCTCGGCCCCGACCACTGGGCGGACTCGCTGCGCCTGCCGGTCCGCTTCGACCCCACCACCCGCGCGCTCCTGGACGCGGGCCACGACCTGTTCGTCGAGGTCGCCCCGCACCCCGTGCTGTCCTACCCGCTCCAGCTCACCGCGAGCCACCACGGGAGGCCCGCGCACGTCGTCGGCGCGCTCCGCCGCGACGGCGACGGCCGGGAGCGGCTGCTGGCCGCGCTCGGCGAGGCGCACGCGCTCGGCGCGGACGTCCGCTGGGAGCGCGCGTTCACCGGCCTCGACCCGCGCCGCGCCGACCTGCCCACCTACCCGTTCCAGGGCCGCCGCCACTGGCCCGCCGACCGCGAGGCCCGCAGCGCGCCCACCTACCGGGTCGACTGGCGCGAGCGGGAACCCGGCCCGGCGAGGCCGTCCGGCCGCTGGCTCGTCGCCGCGCCGGGGGAGTCGGTGCTGGCGGAGGCGCTGCGGGACCGGTTCACCGCGCTCGGGGCCGAGGTCGTCCGGTTCGACCCGGACGCGCCCCACCACCTCGCCGGACCGCGCGACCTCGCCGGGGTCATCGCGGTGCCGCCCGCCGGCCTCGGCTGGACGCTCGCCCTCGTCCGGCGCCTCGCCGAGGCCGGGATCACCGCGCCGCTGTGGTGCTGCACCAGGACCGCCGCGCCGCTGGGCCCGCAGGACCCCGCGCGCGCCACCACCTGGGGCTTCGGCCAGGTCGCCGCCCAGGAGCTCGGCGAGCGCTGGGGCGGCCTGATCGACCTGCCGCCGGTCGCGGGCACCCGCGAGTTCGACCTGCTCGCCGGGCTGCTGACCGGCGCGACCGGAGAGGACCGGTGCGCCATCCGCGGCGGTCGGGTGCTCGTGCCCCGGCTCGTGCCCGCGGAACCCCTGGCGCCACTGGACTTCCGGCCCGAGCGCGGCACGGTCCTGGTCACCGGCGCGTTCGACCCCGTCGGCGGGCACGTCGCGCGCTGGCTGGCCCGCTCCGGGGTCGAGCACCTGCTGCTCGTCGGCGACCCCTACCGCGGGGACGCCGCCGCGCTGGTCACCGAGCTGACCGCGATGGGCGCGCGGGTCACCACCGCCGACTGCGACCTCGCCGACCGGGAGGCGCTGCGCGCGCTGCTGGCCTCGGTGCCCGAGCACACCCCGCTCACCGGGCTCGTGCACGCGGCCCCGGTGAGGGGCGGCGCGCCGGTCGACGCGCTCGACCCGGCGCGGGTCGCCGAGGCGGTCGACGCCGGGTTCGGCGCGGCGCTGGCCCTGCACGAGCTGGTGGGCGACCTGCCGCTGTTCGTCCTGGTGTCCTCGCTCGACGGGACCGTCGGCGCGCCGGGACGCGCGGCGGGCGCGGCGGTCGGCGCCGGTCTGGACGCGCTGGCCAGGCACCGGGCGTCGCTCGGCCTGACCGCCACCGCGATCACCTGGGAGGGCGACCCGGAGCCCGTCACCACCGCGCTGGGCCGCGCGATCGCGCACGGCGCGCCGGTCACGATCGCGGCCGAGGTGGACTGGGACGCGCTGCGCGCGCGTCTCACCCGAGGCGCGATCCTGACCGAGCTGGTCCCCGAGACCCCCGCCGGACCGGCGGACCCCGTTGCCGCGCAAGGGGAAACCGACGAGGGCGTCCCGCTCGCGGTCGTCGCGGTGGCCACCCGCGCGCCCGGTGAGGTGGGCGCCCCCGAGGGTTTCGACACGGAGGGCTTCGACACCGAGGGCTCCGACACCGACCGCTTCGGCCTCACACCCGCCGAGGCGCTGGTCGCCGACCCCCGGCACCTGCTGCTCCTGGAGACCGCGCGGGAGGCGTTCGAGCGCGCCGCGCTCGACCCGGAAGCGGTGCGGGGTCGGGGGATCGGCGTGTTCCTCGGCGTCGCCCATGGCGCCTGCCCGACGTCGGGCGGCGTCGTGGCGGGGCAGCTCGCGCACCGGTTCGGCCTGGTGGGCCCGGCGATCACCACCGACACCGAGCGCTCGTCGTCCCTGGTCGCGCTGCACCTGGCCGCCCAGTCGCTCCGGCGCGGCGAGTGCGACCTCGCGCTCGCGGCGGGCGCGGACCGGGCCGAGGGCGTGGGCGCGCTGCTGCTGGCCCGCCTGCCCGACGCGCTCCGCGACGGGCGTCCGGTGCTCGCCCTGCTGCGCGGCAGCGCGATCAGCTCCAACGACCGGGCCCGGCAGGACGTCGTCCGCCGGGTGCTGGCCGACCGGGCGCGGGGGAGCGGGCCGACCGCGTCGGGGATCGTGCACGCCGTCGAGGTCGTCCTGGCGCTGCGCGACGGCCTGCCCGCCGAACCGGGTGGCGACGCGTCCTCGCTCACCGAACCCGTCGAGTGGTCCGAGGGGCCCAGGCGCGCGGGCGTGTCGTCGTTCGCGACCGGCGGCAACGCGCACGTGATCCTCGAAGCGCCCCCGGCCGTGGAGCACCCCGAGCGCGGTGAACCCGTCGACCTGCCCACCCACCCGTTCCAGCGCCACCACCCGACCCCCGACCCCGAGACCGGGCAGGACCCGCCGGACAGGGAGCCCTTGTCGGACAGGGGGATGCCGCCCGCCGTCGAGATCCCGTCCACCGCCGAGTCCTCGCCACCCGCCGCCGAGCCCTCACCGGCCGCCGCGTCCTCACCCGTCGCCGCGTCCTCGCTGGCCGCCGTGCCCTCGCCCGTCGCCGCGCCCTCGCCCGCCGCCGTGCCCTCGCCCGCCGCCGGGGAACCGCCCCACCTGACCGGTGACCTGCTCCGCCTGGAGTGGCGCCCCATCGCCCTCGCCGCTCCCGTCACCGATCCGGTGGTCTGGTCGCCGTGCACCACCGCGACCACCACCGAGCACGCCGTCCGCGACCTCACCGCGCAGGCCCTGGACCGCGTCCGCGACTGGCTCGCCGACCCCGAGCGCGCCGACGCCCGCCTCGTCGTCCTGACCAGCGGCGCGGTCGGCCCCGGCGCCACCGACCTCGCGGGCGCGGCCCTGTGGGGCCTGCTGCGGGCCGCCCAGTCCGAGCACCCCGGCCGGTTCGTCCTGGTCGACGCGGACGACCCCGACCTCACCACCCTGTCCGCCGCCGTCGCCACGGGTGAGCCCCAGCTGCTCCTGCGGGACGGCAGGGCGCACGCCGCCCGCCTCACCCGAGTCCTCGCCACCACCACCCCCGCACCCCGGTGGCGCGGCACGGTCCTGGTCACCGGCGGCACCGGCGCGGTCGGCCGCGCGCTCGCCGCCCACCTGGCGCGCAGCGGCGCCGAGCACCTGGTCCTGGCCAGCCGCACCGGCCCGAACCACCCCGACACCACCGCGCTGGTCGCCGAGCTGACCGCCGAGGGCGCGGCCGTGACCATCGTGGCCTGCGACGTCACCGACCGCCCCGCCGTGGCCGCGCTGCTGGCGCAGCTCCCGGACGACCAGCCGCTCACCGCCGTCGTCCACGCGGCGGCGGTCCCCGGCGGCAGCGCCACCACCCGCACCGCCGCCACCCGCACCGCCGCCACCCGCACCGCCGCCACCCGCACCCCCGAGCCCACCACCCCCATGCCCCTCACCCCTGACCCGGCCGTCACCGGAACCCTGCTGCTGCACGAGCTGACCCACCGCCTCGACCTGGAGGCGTTCGTGCTCTGCTCGTCCGCCTCCGGCACGGTCGGCGGCATCGGCCGGGTGGACCAGGCGGTCGCGGGCGCGTTCCTGGACGCCTTCGCGGCCCGGCGCGCGGACGCGGGCGACCCGGTGGTCTCGCTGGCCTGGGGCCCGTGGGACGCCCCGAGCGGGAACCTGCTCCCGCTGGCCGAGGCGGACGCGACCGCCCTGCTCGACGCCGCGCTCACCGCGGCGGAACCGGTCCTGCTGCCCACCCACCTGGCCCCGCTCGACCACACCGCCCCGCCCCTGCTGCGCGACCTCACCCCACGACGGCCAAGGGCCGCCGCCGTGCCGGGGAACGCCACCCCCGCCGCACCGGGCGCGCCGACCCTGCCCAGCCCGCGCCACGACCTCCGCCGCCGCCTCGCCGAGGCAGACCCCGGCGCGCTGCTGCTGGCCGAGGTCCGCGAGCAGGTCGCCCACGTCCTCGGCCGCGAGAGCGTGCCCGAGGACCTGGACCTGCACGAGCTGGGCGCGGACTCCCCGGCCGCGCTGGAGATCCGCAACCGCCTCGAGCGCACCACCGAGCTGCGCCTCCCAGCCACCCTGCTCCACGACCACCCCACGCCCCGCGCCCTCGCCGAGCACCTGCGCGCCCGCACCACCCCCGACCGCGCCCCCGCCTCACCCCTGGCCGACCTGGCGAGGGTGCGGGCCGCCCTGCCCGAGGTGCTCGCGGACGAGCGGGCCAGGGCGCGGGTCGCCGCCGAGCTGGCCGAGCTGTCCGCGCTGCTGACCCCGGTCGCCGTCCCCGAGCAGGACCCGGTGGCGCTGCGGCTGCGCGACGCCGGGGACGCCGAGGTCTTCGAGTTCATCGACAAGGAGCTGGGCCTGTGA